From the genome of Pelmatolapia mariae isolate MD_Pm_ZW linkage group LG12, Pm_UMD_F_2, whole genome shotgun sequence, one region includes:
- the hnrnpk gene encoding heterogeneous nuclear ribonucleoprotein K produces METDIDQQEEASFSNTETNGKRPAEDADEQKSFKRSRNSDEMVELRILLQSKNAGAVIGKGGKNIKALRTDYKASVSVPDSSGPERILSISADIETVGEILLKIIPTLEEYQQYNGMDFDCELRLLIHQSLAGSIIGVKGAKIKELRENTKTSIKLFQECCPQSTDRVVLVGGKTERVVECIKTMLELISEAPIKGRTQPYDPNFYDETYEYGGFTMMFEERGGGRRPMGGFPMRGSRSSHGERSFDRMPSSRGGRGPMPPSRRDYDEMSPRRGPPPPHPSRVGRGSSRGRNMPMGHPHRGDDRYYDSYRGSDERSNDRRGRPDRYSDSMSGGGYDNSSSWDSYQSGGRGSYNDMGGPVITTQVTIPKDLAGSIIGKGGQRIKQIRHESGASIKIDEPLEGSEDRIITISGTQDQIQNAQYLLQNSVKQYSGHLL; encoded by the exons ATGGAGACAGATATTGATCAGCAAGAAGAGGCTTCATTCAGCAACACAGAGACTAATG GTAAGCGCCCCGCTGAGGATGCAGATGAGCAGAAATCATTCAAGCGCTCCAGGAACTCGGATGAGATGGTTGAGCTTCGCATCCTCCTGCAGAGCAAA aaTGCAGGAGCTGTAATTGGGAAGGGTGGCAAAAACATCAAAGCCCTGCGTACAGAC TACAAAGCCAGTGTGTCAGTCCCAGACAGCAGTGGGCCTGAGCG CATCCTGAGCATCAGTGCAGACATTGAAACTGTTGGAGAAATCCTGCTGAAGATTATCCCAACATTGGAAGAG TACCAGCAGTACAATGGGATGGATTTTGACTGTGAGCTCCGTCTGCTGATCCACCAAAGCCTGGCCGGTTCTATCATTGGAGTGAAGGGAGCCAAGATCAAGGAGCTGCGTGAG aACACAAAGACCAGCATCAAGCTGTTTCAGGAGTGTTGTCCCCAGTCGACAGACCGTGTAGTTCTGGTTGGTGGTAAAACGGAGAGAGTGGTGGAGTGTATCAAGACTATGCTGGAGCTCATATCTGAA GCTCCCATAAAGGGCCGTACACAGCCCTATGACCCCAACTTCTACGACGAAACGTATGAATACGGTGGTTTTACCATGATGTTTGAGGAGAGAGGGGGTGGACGCAGACCAATGGGAGGTTTCCCAATGCGCGGTAGCCGGTCCAGCCATGGAGAGCGCAGCTTTGACCGAATGCCCTCAAGTAGAGGGGGACGGGGACCCATGCCTCCCTCACGTCGAGATTACGATGAAATGAGCCCCCGCCGAGGTCCTCCCCCACCACATCCGAGTAGGGTTGGTAGAGGGAGTAGCCGTGGACGCAACATGCCAATGGGACACCCACACAGAGG AGATGATCGTTACTATGACTCGTACCGCGGCTCAGATGAGAGGTCAAA TGACAGAAGAGGCAGACCGGATCGCTACAGCGATAGCATG AGTGGCGGAGGATATG ATAACAGTTCCTCATGGGATAGCTACCAGTCAG GTGGTCGTGGCTCCTATAACGACATGGGTGGCCCTGTCATTACCACACAAGTGACGATCCCTAAAGAT TTGGCTGGCTCTATCATTGGTAAGGGAGGCCAGCGGATCAAACAGATCCGCCATGAGTCTGGGGCCTCCATCAAGATTGATGAACCTCTGGAAGGTTCTGAGGACCGAATCATTACCATTTCTGGCACCCAGGATCAGATCCAGAATGCCCAATACCTCCTACAGAACAG tgtgaAGCAGTACTCTGGTCATTTGCTGTAG